From a region of the Romeriopsis navalis LEGE 11480 genome:
- a CDS encoding class I SAM-dependent methyltransferase translates to MSNLPSSVSPDQFWDNRYINSRVDLERFWHQECENSNKIPDNREFKEIVDFFGDLNGARVLDLGCGEGRTSLFLAAHGANVTAVDISAVAVDRMNTFCRDCEIKNIQAMQSSALDLASLGQFDFVVGFMILHHIEPFEEFAKVLADTLKSGGKAFFYENNAFSDLLMWFREHIVGRLWIPKGGDDDEFPLLPAEVNLFRQYLNVDVIYPRMVFVQLFSQYILKGRLLTLSLEIDKWLFKLKFVRKYSYRQYVMLEKRKDEK, encoded by the coding sequence ATGTCTAATCTTCCATCATCTGTATCCCCTGACCAATTCTGGGATAATCGCTATATTAATAGTCGTGTCGATCTTGAACGTTTTTGGCATCAGGAGTGTGAAAATTCGAATAAAATCCCTGATAATCGTGAATTCAAAGAAATCGTTGATTTCTTTGGTGATTTAAATGGGGCTAGAGTTTTAGACCTTGGTTGTGGAGAAGGCCGGACATCCCTATTTCTTGCTGCACATGGTGCCAATGTAACGGCAGTTGATATTAGTGCTGTGGCAGTTGATCGGATGAATACGTTCTGTCGAGACTGCGAAATTAAAAATATTCAGGCAATGCAGTCTTCAGCACTTGATCTTGCATCATTGGGGCAATTTGATTTTGTTGTTGGATTTATGATTCTCCACCATATTGAGCCATTTGAAGAGTTTGCCAAAGTGCTGGCAGATACGTTGAAAAGTGGTGGTAAAGCCTTCTTCTACGAAAATAATGCATTTAGTGATTTACTAATGTGGTTTCGGGAGCATATTGTCGGCAGACTATGGATTCCGAAGGGGGGTGATGATGATGAATTTCCTCTATTACCGGCCGAAGTTAATCTATTCCGCCAATATCTGAATGTGGACGTGATTTACCCAAGAATGGTTTTCGTGCAACTGTTCTCGCAGTACATTCTGAAAGGCCGTTTACTAACGCTATCACTGGAAATAGATAAATGGCTATTTAAATTGAAATTCGTCAGAAAGTATTCATATCGACAGTATGTAATGCTCGAAAAAAGGAAAGATGAAAAGTAA